From Rhodovastum atsumiense, a single genomic window includes:
- a CDS encoding transposase encodes MARYGEAYKRRVVARLLPPESAAVEVVSREVGVSVATLERWRAAALVEPGAAAGGEERWTPAARLEAVITTASMDEASRSAWCREHGLYVADLERWKRDAMAGLGEPRGASAADTKQDRRRIKELERELQRKDKALAETTALLVMRGKLAAVFRDGEDA; translated from the coding sequence TTGGCTCGATACGGAGAGGCATACAAGCGGCGAGTGGTGGCCCGGTTGCTGCCACCGGAGAGCGCGGCGGTAGAGGTGGTGTCGCGCGAGGTGGGCGTGAGCGTGGCGACGCTGGAGCGCTGGCGGGCGGCTGCGTTGGTTGAGCCCGGCGCGGCGGCGGGTGGGGAGGAACGATGGACGCCGGCGGCACGGCTGGAAGCGGTGATCACCACGGCGTCGATGGACGAGGCGAGCCGCAGTGCCTGGTGCCGGGAGCACGGGCTCTACGTCGCGGACCTGGAGCGCTGGAAGCGTGACGCCATGGCCGGGCTGGGCGAGCCCCGAGGCGCCAGTGCTGCCGACACCAAGCAGGACCGGCGACGGATCAAGGAGCTGGAGCGCGAGTTGCAGCGCAAGGACAAGGCGCTGGCGGAGACCACGGCCTTGCTGGTGATGCGGGGAAAACTGGCGGCGGTCTTCCGCGACGGCGAGGACGCATGA
- a CDS encoding IS256 family transposase, whose product MARRKEPRIPDAVLDQLLAGADPKTAFDPKGLLDELKKALAERVLNAEMDHHLAGDETGNSRNGYGRKTVITDTGKLTLEIPRDRQSTFDPQLIAKYQRRFPGFDDKIISMYARGMSTREIVGHLRELYGIDVSPDLISAVTDAVLDEITTWQARPLEPVYPLVFFDALRVKIRDEGMVRNKAVHVALGVRADGTKEVLGLWLEQNEGAKFWLRVMNELRNRGVEDILVAVVDGLKGFPEAILAVFPQTTVQTCIVHLLRQSLDFVSYKDRKAVAGALKEIYRAVDATAAEAALTAFEEGPWGQKYPAIGQSWRRAWSEVIPFYAFPSEVRRILYTTNAIESLNAKLRRAVRARGHFPNDDAALKLLFLVLNRAEKEWTMPAREWCMAKAQFAILFGERFTRALA is encoded by the coding sequence ATGGCCCGACGCAAGGAGCCGCGTATCCCGGACGCGGTGCTCGACCAACTGCTGGCGGGAGCTGACCCGAAGACGGCCTTTGACCCGAAAGGCCTGCTTGACGAGCTGAAGAAGGCGCTGGCGGAGCGGGTGCTGAACGCGGAGATGGATCACCATCTGGCTGGCGACGAGACCGGGAACAGCCGCAATGGCTATGGACGAAAGACGGTGATCACCGACACGGGGAAGCTGACCCTGGAGATCCCGCGGGACCGGCAGTCGACTTTCGATCCCCAGCTGATTGCGAAGTATCAGAGACGATTTCCTGGCTTCGACGACAAGATCATTTCCATGTATGCGCGTGGCATGAGCACGCGGGAGATTGTCGGCCATCTTCGTGAGCTTTATGGCATCGATGTCTCGCCGGATCTGATCAGTGCGGTGACTGATGCCGTTTTGGACGAGATCACCACCTGGCAGGCCCGACCGCTGGAGCCGGTCTACCCGCTGGTTTTCTTCGATGCCCTGCGGGTGAAGATCCGGGACGAAGGCATGGTCCGCAACAAGGCCGTCCATGTGGCACTTGGCGTGCGAGCCGACGGCACCAAGGAAGTCCTTGGTCTATGGCTCGAACAGAACGAGGGAGCGAAATTCTGGCTGCGGGTGATGAACGAGCTGCGCAATCGTGGCGTGGAAGACATCCTGGTTGCCGTAGTTGATGGATTGAAGGGCTTCCCCGAAGCCATCCTCGCGGTCTTTCCCCAGACCACCGTTCAGACCTGTATTGTTCATCTGCTGCGCCAGAGCCTGGATTTCGTCTCTTACAAAGATCGCAAGGCGGTCGCCGGTGCCCTCAAGGAAATCTACCGAGCAGTAGACGCCACCGCGGCAGAAGCGGCATTGACGGCTTTTGAAGAAGGGCCATGGGGCCAGAAATACCCGGCCATTGGCCAGAGTTGGCGCCGCGCCTGGAGTGAGGTGATCCCCTTCTACGCCTTCCCGAGCGAGGTTCGACGCATTCTCTATACGACCAATGCTATCGAATCTCTCAATGCCAAACTTCGGCGGGCGGTGCGGGCGAGAGGACATTTTCCGAATGACGACGCTGCATTGAAGCTGCTCTTTCTGGTCTTGAACCGGGCGGAGAAAGAGTGGACCATGCCAGCGCGTGAATGGTGCATGGCCAAGGCCCAGTTCGCCATCCTTTTCGGCGAACGGTTCACCCGGGCTCTGGCCTGA
- a CDS encoding helix-turn-helix domain-containing protein, which yields MRSVRRTTQLSRHAELLERIRALHHEGRRPPAIARTLVAEGWRSAHGKPYRENGIRSLMIRMGLVSGRLTRPTAMLVRGDDEFTPAEIAARLNMPEGTVYSWLYKGRLPARRAVAADRSLWLIRLDDVERLLHQRGSGGRLPSRPSS from the coding sequence GTGCGTTCCGTCCGGCGCACGACGCAGTTGTCCCGCCATGCGGAATTGCTCGAGCGCATCCGTGCTCTCCACCATGAGGGCAGGCGCCCGCCCGCCATTGCCCGCACCCTCGTGGCAGAGGGCTGGCGCTCGGCGCACGGCAAGCCTTACCGGGAGAACGGCATCCGCTCCCTCATGATCCGCATGGGCCTTGTTTCGGGGCGGCTTACGCGCCCGACAGCCATGCTGGTACGCGGTGATGACGAGTTTACGCCCGCAGAGATCGCTGCGCGCCTGAATATGCCGGAAGGCACGGTCTACAGTTGGCTCTACAAGGGGCGCCTGCCCGCTCGCCGCGCCGTAGCCGCCGACCGAAGCCTTTGGCTCATCCGCCTCGACGATGTCGAGCGGCTGCTGCATCAGCGCGGTTCGGGAGGCC